In a single window of the Elaeis guineensis isolate ETL-2024a chromosome 6, EG11, whole genome shotgun sequence genome:
- the LOC105047712 gene encoding hypersensitive-induced response protein 1, with protein MGQALCCLQVEQSTVAIKETFGRFTDVLDPGCHFLPWCLGQQIAGYLSLRVQQLDVRCETKTKDNVFVTVVASIQYRALADKASDAFYRLSNTREQIQSYVFDVIRASVPKLNLDDVFEQKNDIAKAVEDELEKAMSMYGYEIVQTLIVDIEPDEHVKRAMNEINAAARLRVAANEKAEAEKILQIKRAEGDAESKYLAGLGIARQRQAIVDGLRDSVLAFSVNVPGTTAKDVMDMVLVTQYFDTMKEIGASSKASSVFIPHGPGAVRDIAAQIRDGLLQASTTQQ; from the exons ATGGGGCAGGCTTTATGTTGCTTACAAGTTGAGCAGTCAACTGTAGCTATCAAAGAAACTTTTGGTAGGTTCACTGATGTGCTTGATCCCGGATGCCACTTCTTGCCATGGTGTCTAGGGCAGCAGATTGCTGGCTATCTCTCATTGCGTGTGCAGCAACTTGATGTTCGTTGTGAAACAAAGACAAAG GATAATGTGTTTGTTACTGTTGTTGCATCTATACAATACCGTGCTCTTGCTGATAAGGCATCTGATGCTTTCTATAGACTTAGCAACACAAGGGAACAGATTCAATCCTATGTTTTTGATG TCATCAGGGCGAGTGTTCCAAAGCTGAACTTAGATGATGTATTCGAACAGAAGAATGATATTGCGAAAGCTGTGGAAGATGAACTTGAAAAG GCAATGTCAATGTATGGATATGAGATAGTTCAAACACTCATTGTGGATATTGAGCCTGACGAGCATGTTAAGAGGGCAATGAACGAGATCAATGCAG CTGCCAGGCTGAGGGTGGCAGCAAATGAAAAGGCTGAAGCTGAGAAAATACTGCAGATCAAGCGTGCTGAAGGAGATGCAGAATCCAAGTACTTAGCGGGGCTTGGTATAGCACGCCAACGCCAGGCCATTGTGGATGGGCTGAGGGACAGCGTGCTTGCCTTCTCTGTAAATGTACCTGGGACCACAGCCAAGGATGTCATGGATATGGTGCTGGTGACACAGTACTTTGACACCATGAAAGAGATTGGAGCATCCTCAAAGGCCTCTTCTGTGTTCATCCCTCATGGGCCTGGGGCTGTGAGGGACATTGCTGCACAAATAAGGGATGGCCTCCTCCAAGCTAGCACCACTCAGCAGTAG